The following proteins are co-located in the Paralichthys olivaceus isolate ysfri-2021 chromosome 2, ASM2471397v2, whole genome shotgun sequence genome:
- the slc26a6l1 gene encoding solute carrier family 26 member 6, like 1, whose protein sequence is MDSARRYGKYRVERDVLDEQRLEEITQRKKLSESRPPLTKRLKDSLRCSVPKLKRSVMSFFPVLSWLPKYSVLDYGMPDLISGISVGIMHLPQGMAYSLLASLPPVFGLYSSLYPTLIYFFFGTSRHISIGTFTMISIMVGSVTERLAPDKDFPIMNGTNVTSEVDIAARDSYRVQVAAATTIMGGLIQVFLGLVKFGFVATYLSEPLVRAYTTAASGHAVVAQLKYIFGVSPTRFHGPLSLVYTLKDVCILLPQTHLPTLVVSAVSMVFLIAAKELNSFLGPKLPVPVPMELITIAAATLISHYSHLNMNYTVSVVGEIPSGLSPPSVPDFNIIREVMGDAIALAIVGYAISISLGKTFALKHGYKVDSNQELVALGLSNTVGGFFQCYSVCASMSRSLVQETTGGKTQMAGVASSLIVLVTILKLGSLFQELPKAVLAVIVFVNLKGMFKQHSDIVTLWRRSKIDLMVWLVTWVSTLLLNMDVGLAVSIIFNILTVIFRTQLPTYSVLGNVPGTELYLDIETHREAREIPGVTIFRSSATVYFANAALYLEALKEKSGLDISEMIIYKRRKEAQQRRRERRAERRAKRQAKKERRAQRAAKQMPAIQVFSVETEWLETGDKDDHWMKKENGTVFVVPSPQLPDSHSRWEYLKGGAPDGTSLGWMSELQDGDTTTLGSSSEDTLSRDLERVSLGSLGDWTWDIHSIILDLSTANFIDTVAIKAITNVFHDFSEIDVDIYMAGCQAFVVEQLELGDFFSETITKKHLFASVHDAVIYCLEHRGTLSFPKHEPSVDMQSSTKL, encoded by the exons ATGGATTCTGCACGTAGGTATGGGAAATACAGAGTGGAGAGGGACGTGTTGGACGAGCAGAGACTGGAGGAgataacacagagaaaaaaactctctGAATCGCGCCCTCCTCTGACCAAACGACTTAAAGACTCCTTAAG ATGTTCAGTACCCAAACTCAAAAGAAGCGTGATGAGCTTCTTCCCTGTATTATCCTGGCTGCCCAAATACTCAGTCTTGGACTATGGCATGCCAGACCTTATTTCTGGCATCAGTGTGGGCATAATGCACTTGCCTCAAG GTATGGCATATTCATTGTTGGCTTCCTTACCTCCTGTATTTGGCCTCTACTCGTCCCTCTATCCAACATTAATCTACTTCTTCTTTGGAACATCACGTCATATCTCCATCG GTACATTCACCATGATCAGCATCATGGTGGGTAGTGTGACGGAAAGACTTGCTCCAGATAAGGATTTCCCCATAATGAATGGGACAAACGTCACTTCAGAGGTGGACATCGCTGCCCGGGACTCATACAGGGTGCAAGTTGCGGCTGCCACCACTATCATGGGAGGACTGATTCAG GTGTTCCTGGGTTTGGTAAAGTTTGGATTTGTGGCAACATACTTGTCGGAGCCTCTGGTGCGAGCGTACACGACCGCAGCATCAGGCCATGCCGTGGTGGCACAACTGAAGTACATCTTTGGCGTTTCACCAACAAGGTTTCATGGGCCACTGTCACTGGTGTAT actCTGAAAGACGTTTGCATTTTGCTGCCGCAGACTCATCTTCCCACTCTGGTGGTCAGTGCCGTGTCCATGGTGTTTCTAATCGCAGCCAAGGAACTAAACTCCTTCCTTGGCCCAAAACTGCCAGTGCCTGTCCCAATGGAGCTTATAACA AttgcagcagcaacactgaTTTCACACTATTCCCACTTGAACATGAACTACACAGTTTCAGTTGTTGGAGAAATTCCTAGTGG TTTAAGTCCCCCCAGTGTTCCAGACTTCAACATTATCAGAGAAGTTATGGGTGATGCTATAGCGCTGGCCATTGTTGGGTATGCCATATCTATTTCACTTGGAAAAACATTTGCACTGAAACACGGATACAAGGTGGATAGCAACCAG GAGCTGGTGGCGCTGGGTCTGAGTAACACAGTGGGAGGCTTTTTTCAGTGCTACTCAGTCTGTGCGTCTATGTCTCGAAGTCTTGTCCAAGAGACCACgggaggaaaaacacag ATGGCTGGAGTGGCCTCCTCTCTGATTGTGTTGGTGACCATACTGAAACTTGGATCACTGTTCCAGGAGCTGCCAAAG GCTGTCCTCGCCGTGATTGTCTTTGTAAATCTGAAGGGCATGTTCAAGCAGCACTCTGACATTGTCACACTGTGGAGGCGCAGCAAGATTGATCTG atGGTGTGGTTGGTCACCTGGGTGTCAACACTGCTCCTCAACATGGATGTGGGTCTGGCAGTGTCTATCATCTTTAATATACTGACTGTCATCTTCAGGACTCAGTT GCCAACATACTCTGTTCTGGGAAATGTTCCGGGCACAGAACTGTACTTGGATATAGAGACGCACAGAGAG GCGAGAGAGATTCCAGGTGTTACTATATTCCGCTCCTCTGCTACAGTATATTTTGCGAATGCTGCGCTCTACCTCGAGGCTCTGAAAGAAAAG AGTGGGCTCGACATCAGTGAGATGATTATCTataagaggaggaaggaggccCAACAGAGACGTAGAGAAAGAAGAGCTGAGAGACGGGCCAAGAGGCAGGCCAAGAAAGAG AGACGAGCACAGAGGGCAGCGAAACAGATGCCTGCTATACAGGTGTTCTCTGTGGAAACTGAATGGTTGGAAACAGGCGACAAAGACGATCACTGGATGAAGAAGGAGAACGGGACAGTGTTTGTCGTCCCATCTCCCCAATTGCCAGACAGCCACAGTAGATGGGAGTACCTGAAGGGGGGAGCTCCAGATGGCACAAGTTTAGGGTGGATGTCCGAGCTGCAAGACGGCGACACCACCACACTGGGCTCCAGCAGTGAGGACACACTGAGTCGGGACCTGGAGCGGGTCTCTCTCGGTTCTCTGGGCGACTGGACCTGGGACATTCACTCCATCATTCTCGACCTCTCCACAGCCAACTTCATTGACACAGTGGCTATCAAGGCTATCACAAAT GTTTTCCACGACTTCAGTGAGATTGATGTGGATATCTACATGGCTGGTTGTCAAG CCTTTGTGGTGGAGCAGTTAGAGCTTGGTGACTTCTTCTCCGAGACAATAACAAAGAAACATCTTTTCGCCTCTGTTCATGATGCTGTGATCTACTGTCTGGAGCACCGTGGAACATTATCCTTTCCCAAACACGAGCCATCAGTG
- the kbtbd12 gene encoding kelch repeat and BTB domain-containing protein 12 codes for MDLTGKHGLVLLQQLRRMRESEHLTDVVLVAEGISFPCHRVVLSAFSPYFRVMFTCGLRECNNREIFLRDTPAESLALLLNYMYCSDLPLTNSNVQGISIAAFLLQMDDVFTRCQQHMTENMDASNCLGVFYFARDLGAEELADHAQRFLRQNFVEVCQNEEVLELEAHQLGKLLSSDDLNVSREETILDVVLRWVKHSTMTDGEVRIWHLPELLRKVRLPLISPDYLREAMKRNTALLAEAECLQIVNEALEATAMHPSAAPRKLKLRYGMETTDLLLCVGNDSGGIRSRYGNYAERSFCYAPSTCRTYYITSPCYGEALGYVCAGVVTKGNDIIVAGEVGVRRMARQKVMNVEIYRYKVKAQGSWERLTSAEYRDSYTLGSLDDTLYLVGGQMRLKNQFLITNCVERWSLQGGPWRSAAPLPMPLAYHSMVRMKDRLYVIGGRTPQSYRTDDEPDRLSNRLLVYDPNTNKWTELCPMRYSKYRCSAVELNGDIFVMGGIGCEGVDRGQSRHCLDAVEIYNADGDYWRDGPPLPCAQLSLRTNACNAGVVGGKIYVCGYYKGADRHDDITKDILELDPRDNRWTVVARHALMHDNYDVCLVANLNPRGLMSPSADLVKM; via the exons ATGGATCTTACAGGCAAACATGGACTGGTCCTGCTGCAGCAGttgaggaggatgagggagtCTGAGCATCTGACGGATGTGGTGCTGGTTGCTGAGGGCATCAGCTTTCCCTGTCACAGAGTTGTACTGTCCGCCTTCAGCCCTTACTTCCGTGTTATGTTCACGTGTGGCCTTCGTGAGtgcaacaacagagaaatattCCTGCGCGACACCCCTGCAGAAAGCCTGGCTCTTCTCTTGAACTACATGTACTGCTCCGATCTTCCTCTTACTAACTCCAATGTTCAAGGCATCTCAATTGCAGCTTTTCTCCTGCAGATGGACGACGTCTTCACACGCTGCCAGCAGCACATGACCGAGAACATGGACGCCTCCAACTGCCTTGGTGTCTTTTATTTTGCCCGGGACCTCGGTGCAGAGGAACTGGCTGACCACGCTCAGCGCTTCTTGAGGCAGAACTTTGTCGAAGTCTGCCAGAATGAGGaggtgctggagctggaggctcATCAGCTGGGGAAGCTCCTGAGTTCTGATGACCTTAACGTTTCCAGAGAAGAGACCATCCTGGATGTGGTCCTCCGCTGGGTCAAACACAGCACAATGACAGATGGAGAGGTTCGTATTTGGCACCTTCCAGAGCTTCTGAGGAAGGTTCGCTTACCACTGATAAGCCCCGACTATCTAAGGGAGGCGATGAAGAGAAATACAGCACTGCTGGCTGAAGCTGAATGTCTACAGATTGTGAACGAAGCCTTAGAGGCCACAGCGATGCATCCCTCAGCTGCACCGCGTAAACTGAAGCTGCGGTACGGCATGGAGACTACagacctgctgctctgtgtcgGCAATGACAGTGGTGGGATTCGGTCAAGATATGGCAACTATGCTGAGCGCAGCTTTTGCTATGCCCCATCCACCTGCCGAACCTACTACATCACTTCACCTTGCTATGGAGAGGCTCTGGGGTATGTGTGCGCTGGGGTTGTAACTAAAGGAAATGACATTATCGTGGCGGGAGAGGTAGGTGTCCGCAGGATGGCCCGGCAGAAGGTCATGAATGTTGAAATCTACAG GTACAAAGTCAAAGCCCAAGGAAGCTGGGAGCGCCTAACATCTGCAGAGTACCGCGATTCTTATACCCTGGGGTCCCTGGATGACACGCTGTACCTGGTGGGTGGGCAGATGAGGCTGAAGAACCAGTTTCTCATCACTAACTGTGTGGAGCGATGGTCTCTGCAGGGCGGACCATGGCGGAGCGCAGCACCACTGCCTATGCCTCTGGCCTATCACAGCATGGTCAGAATGAAAGATCGCCTTTATGTGATAGGTGGTCGGACCCCACAg TCATACCGGACTGATGATGAGCCTGACCGTCTTAGTAACCGCCTTCTGGTGTATgacccaaacacaaacaagtggACAGAACTGTGTCCCATGAGATACTCAAAGTACCGCTGCAGTGCTGTGGAACTCAATGGTGACATTTTTGTAATGG GAGGCATTGGCTGCGAAGGTGTGGACCGTGGCCAATCACGCCACTGCCTTGATGCTGTGGAGATCTACAACGCAGATGGAGATTATTGGAGAGATGGACCCCCTCTCCCATGTGCACAACTCTCCCTGCGCACCAATGCCTGTAATGCAGGAGTAGTGGGAGGCAAGATTTATGTGTGTGGATACTACAAAGGAGCAg ATCGTCACGATGACATAACAAAGGACATTTTGGAGCTGGACCCACGGGACAACCGGTGGACTGTGGTGGCTCGGCACGCGCTGATGCACGACAACTATGATGTCTGCTTGGTGGCAAATCTCAACCCAAGGGGACTCATGTCCCCTTCTGCAGACTTAGTGAAAATGTGA
- the LOC109638608 gene encoding interactor of HORMAD1 protein 1 isoform X3, translating to MAGGLNIYCVFPAGSDPKFLSTYHTKPLLFGEVKGKTSAFGILDKFEDDRKKAKENNICELLAKESEHTRETLNNIKQLVTGTERNMAVFQTVLENFDNFASTLHNNMSSLQNDISQYFEILVTKVNSHNEVMTELEKSVKKSADTTAELGSNLQILQSSLESLREEQERERNLLAEALKLLSTLVSEHTAKPGPQRLMDRSIQTSLEQSPSSILQNNKLKGTQLTCTPHELEHKQVEVLPQDHSCSTGKRKSRSYKKRTKKQSTLSQRKKCSVSDENSQSLINCKKVQNVSSARSERCDLKKITTRDNTDCLSVLCREKRSSKTAGCLLTPLSCWSQDSNSSACLREIEPILGKLSAETKAGTPVKGFWQLFDMDCDSEFGF from the exons ATGGCGGGAGGTTTGAACATTTACTGCGTGTTTCCTGCT GGGAGTGACCCAAAGTTTTTAAGCACTTATCACACCAAACCTCTCCTGTTTGGAGAAGTGAAGGGTAAAACCAGTGCTTTTGGAATACTGGATAAATTTGAAGACGACAGAAAAAAggccaaagaaaacaatatttG cgAACTTTTAGCCAAAGAGAGTGAACATACAAGAGAAACTCTCAACAAT ATCAAACAACTAGTAACTGGCACAGAGAGAAATATGGCTGTGTTCCAAACAGTCCTTGAAAATTTTGACAACTTTGCATCAACTT TGCACAATAATATGAGTAGTCTTCAGAATGACATTTCCCAGTATTTTGAGATTCTGGTCACTAAAGTGAACTCCCACAACGAGGTGATGACAGAGCTGgagaaaagtgtgaaaaag aGTGCAGACACCACAGCAGAACTTGGTTCAAATCTGCAAATCTTGCAGAGTAGTCTTGAGAGTTTGAGAgaggagcaagagagagaacGGAACTTGCTTGCAGAGGCCCTGAAGCTGCTCAGCACCCTTGTCTCAGAGCATACAGCCAAACCTGGCCCTCAGAGATTGATGGACAGGAGCATCCAGACTTCACTGGAACAGTCGCCCTCCAGCATCCTTCAGAACAACAAGCTCAAAGGCACACAGCTCACATGCACACCGCACGAACTTGAACACAAACAGGTTGAAGTTCTCCCTCAGgatcacagctgcagcactggaAAGAGGAAATCCAGAAGCTACAAGAAGCGCACGAAGAAACAGTCGACACTCTCACAGAGGAAGAAATGCTCAGTCTCTGATGAAAACAGTCAGTCTCTGATAAACTGCAAGAAAGTGCAGAATGTTTCATCAGCCCGCAGTGAACGCTGTGATCTGAAAAAGATAACCACCCGTGACAACACAGACTGTCTGTCAGTGctgtgcagggagaagaggtcCAGTAAAACTGCAGGGTGTCTCCTCACCCCCCTCAGCTGCTGGTCTCAGGACAGCAACAGCTCTGCGTGCCTTAGAGAGATCGAACCCATTTTAGGGAAGCTGTCAGCTGAGACCAAGGCAGGGACCCCAGTGAAAGGCTTCTGGCAGTTGTTTGACATGGACTGTGATTCTGAGTTTGGCTTTTAG
- the LOC109638608 gene encoding interactor of HORMAD1 protein 1 isoform X2 → MNRNVSTSGYSSFTDSQLFFGSQLWPDNSQSMSQEINLSSSSQEGSDPKFLSTYHTKPLLFGEVKGKTSAFGILDKFEDDRKKAKENNICELLAKESEHTRETLNNIKQLVTGTERNMAVFQTVLENFDNFASTLHNNMSSLQNDISQYFEILVTKVNSHNEVMTELEKSVKKSADTTAELGSNLQILQSSLESLREEQERERNLLAEALKLLSTLVSEHTAKPGPQRLMDRSIQTSLEQSPSSILQNNKLKGTQLTCTPHELEHKQVEVLPQDHSCSTGKRKSRSYKKRTKKQSTLSQRKKCSVSDENSQSLINCKKVQNVSSARSERCDLKKITTRDNTDCLSVLCREKRSSKTAGCLLTPLSCWSQDSNSSACLREIEPILGKLSAETKAGTPVKGFWQLFDMDCDSEFGF, encoded by the exons ATGAACAGGAACGTGTCGACCAGTGGCTACTCCAGCTTTACAGACTCGCAGCTATTCTTCGGGTCTCAACTTTGGCCCGACAATTCTCAGAGCATGTCTCAGGAAATAAATTTGTCGTCCAGTTCACAAGAG GGGAGTGACCCAAAGTTTTTAAGCACTTATCACACCAAACCTCTCCTGTTTGGAGAAGTGAAGGGTAAAACCAGTGCTTTTGGAATACTGGATAAATTTGAAGACGACAGAAAAAAggccaaagaaaacaatatttG cgAACTTTTAGCCAAAGAGAGTGAACATACAAGAGAAACTCTCAACAAT ATCAAACAACTAGTAACTGGCACAGAGAGAAATATGGCTGTGTTCCAAACAGTCCTTGAAAATTTTGACAACTTTGCATCAACTT TGCACAATAATATGAGTAGTCTTCAGAATGACATTTCCCAGTATTTTGAGATTCTGGTCACTAAAGTGAACTCCCACAACGAGGTGATGACAGAGCTGgagaaaagtgtgaaaaag aGTGCAGACACCACAGCAGAACTTGGTTCAAATCTGCAAATCTTGCAGAGTAGTCTTGAGAGTTTGAGAgaggagcaagagagagaacGGAACTTGCTTGCAGAGGCCCTGAAGCTGCTCAGCACCCTTGTCTCAGAGCATACAGCCAAACCTGGCCCTCAGAGATTGATGGACAGGAGCATCCAGACTTCACTGGAACAGTCGCCCTCCAGCATCCTTCAGAACAACAAGCTCAAAGGCACACAGCTCACATGCACACCGCACGAACTTGAACACAAACAGGTTGAAGTTCTCCCTCAGgatcacagctgcagcactggaAAGAGGAAATCCAGAAGCTACAAGAAGCGCACGAAGAAACAGTCGACACTCTCACAGAGGAAGAAATGCTCAGTCTCTGATGAAAACAGTCAGTCTCTGATAAACTGCAAGAAAGTGCAGAATGTTTCATCAGCCCGCAGTGAACGCTGTGATCTGAAAAAGATAACCACCCGTGACAACACAGACTGTCTGTCAGTGctgtgcagggagaagaggtcCAGTAAAACTGCAGGGTGTCTCCTCACCCCCCTCAGCTGCTGGTCTCAGGACAGCAACAGCTCTGCGTGCCTTAGAGAGATCGAACCCATTTTAGGGAAGCTGTCAGCTGAGACCAAGGCAGGGACCCCAGTGAAAGGCTTCTGGCAGTTGTTTGACATGGACTGTGATTCTGAGTTTGGCTTTTAG
- the LOC109638608 gene encoding interactor of HORMAD1 protein 1 isoform X1: MNHIMNIKEMLSIPAGTREKTMNRNVSTSGYSSFTDSQLFFGSQLWPDNSQSMSQEINLSSSSQEGSDPKFLSTYHTKPLLFGEVKGKTSAFGILDKFEDDRKKAKENNICELLAKESEHTRETLNNIKQLVTGTERNMAVFQTVLENFDNFASTLHNNMSSLQNDISQYFEILVTKVNSHNEVMTELEKSVKKSADTTAELGSNLQILQSSLESLREEQERERNLLAEALKLLSTLVSEHTAKPGPQRLMDRSIQTSLEQSPSSILQNNKLKGTQLTCTPHELEHKQVEVLPQDHSCSTGKRKSRSYKKRTKKQSTLSQRKKCSVSDENSQSLINCKKVQNVSSARSERCDLKKITTRDNTDCLSVLCREKRSSKTAGCLLTPLSCWSQDSNSSACLREIEPILGKLSAETKAGTPVKGFWQLFDMDCDSEFGF; the protein is encoded by the exons ATGAATCATATCATGAACATTAAAGAAATGCTGAGTATTCCAGCTGGAACCAGG GAGAAAACAATGAACAGGAACGTGTCGACCAGTGGCTACTCCAGCTTTACAGACTCGCAGCTATTCTTCGGGTCTCAACTTTGGCCCGACAATTCTCAGAGCATGTCTCAGGAAATAAATTTGTCGTCCAGTTCACAAGAG GGGAGTGACCCAAAGTTTTTAAGCACTTATCACACCAAACCTCTCCTGTTTGGAGAAGTGAAGGGTAAAACCAGTGCTTTTGGAATACTGGATAAATTTGAAGACGACAGAAAAAAggccaaagaaaacaatatttG cgAACTTTTAGCCAAAGAGAGTGAACATACAAGAGAAACTCTCAACAAT ATCAAACAACTAGTAACTGGCACAGAGAGAAATATGGCTGTGTTCCAAACAGTCCTTGAAAATTTTGACAACTTTGCATCAACTT TGCACAATAATATGAGTAGTCTTCAGAATGACATTTCCCAGTATTTTGAGATTCTGGTCACTAAAGTGAACTCCCACAACGAGGTGATGACAGAGCTGgagaaaagtgtgaaaaag aGTGCAGACACCACAGCAGAACTTGGTTCAAATCTGCAAATCTTGCAGAGTAGTCTTGAGAGTTTGAGAgaggagcaagagagagaacGGAACTTGCTTGCAGAGGCCCTGAAGCTGCTCAGCACCCTTGTCTCAGAGCATACAGCCAAACCTGGCCCTCAGAGATTGATGGACAGGAGCATCCAGACTTCACTGGAACAGTCGCCCTCCAGCATCCTTCAGAACAACAAGCTCAAAGGCACACAGCTCACATGCACACCGCACGAACTTGAACACAAACAGGTTGAAGTTCTCCCTCAGgatcacagctgcagcactggaAAGAGGAAATCCAGAAGCTACAAGAAGCGCACGAAGAAACAGTCGACACTCTCACAGAGGAAGAAATGCTCAGTCTCTGATGAAAACAGTCAGTCTCTGATAAACTGCAAGAAAGTGCAGAATGTTTCATCAGCCCGCAGTGAACGCTGTGATCTGAAAAAGATAACCACCCGTGACAACACAGACTGTCTGTCAGTGctgtgcagggagaagaggtcCAGTAAAACTGCAGGGTGTCTCCTCACCCCCCTCAGCTGCTGGTCTCAGGACAGCAACAGCTCTGCGTGCCTTAGAGAGATCGAACCCATTTTAGGGAAGCTGTCAGCTGAGACCAAGGCAGGGACCCCAGTGAAAGGCTTCTGGCAGTTGTTTGACATGGACTGTGATTCTGAGTTTGGCTTTTAG
- the c2h1orf159 gene encoding uncharacterized protein C1orf159 homolog: MSLSFLLVLAATVILIRPETPVTKALHQNSLECCSDKLRGNNSCSNDTHCEPGCFLRVLENSNTVCIFCDSASVDLENITVCTYNYTMERKNHTTVTTVVPKIGGPGVAASLLLGTLLISLFLILSVASFFYLKRSNRLPGIFYRRNKAFIFQPSETAVMIPSSSVRKPRYVRRERPPATSTVDSATIPTTSTTQVYNV; encoded by the exons ATGTCTCTGTCGTTCCTTTTGGTCTTGGCTGCCACCGTGATCCTTATCAGACCTGAAACACCTGTAACTAAG GCCCTACATCAGAACTCACTTGAGTGCTGCAGTGACAAACTGAGAGGGAACAACTCGTGTTCGAACGACACTCACTGTGAACCTG GCTGCTTCCTGCGTGTCCTTGAGAACAGCAACACTGTTTGTATCTTTTGTGACTCAGCATCCGTGGACCTGGAAAACATAACAGTGTGCACCTACA ACTACACAATGGAGCGGAAGAATCACACAACTGTCACCACTGTAGTTCCTAAAATTG GAGGGCCAGGCGTGGCAGCGTCTCTTCTTCTGGGAACACTGTTGATCAGCCTGTTCCTTATTTTGTCTGTTGCCTCCTTCTTCTACCTCAAACGCTCCAACCGACTTCCAGGCATCTTTTACCGCCGCAACAAAG CCTTTATTTTCCAACCCAGTGAGACG gcTGTCATGATTCCCTCCTCCTCAG TGAGGAAACCAAGATACGTCAGAAGGGAGCGTCCCCCTGCGACCTCAACAGTGGATAGTGCCACCATACCCACAACGTCCACCACTCAAGTCTATAATGTGTAG